In Belonocnema kinseyi isolate 2016_QV_RU_SX_M_011 chromosome 4, B_treatae_v1, whole genome shotgun sequence, a single window of DNA contains:
- the LOC117171255 gene encoding putative tyrosine-protein kinase Wsck encodes MFLLWIFVLFGVQNLLGLEYLGCYKSTESDSELSVLSSKDFGTPSGCIEECRSHYYTFAGLMAGQKCYCGSTYGRSGLSENCTMPCFNNATSMCGSYNAMSIYATGQKGPSPPRRVEAFHEGAGALLVTWQPPDNPNGNLTSYTVRAVAIETHAFNPLPLVEIQIEGGFSNSTVLTGLQSGTKYNISITAKNLKGTSDPAFATGWTLIGPPNKPVTPKVLKKSGNTLVIQLTEGSSENGPITFYQVVVVQPGVIPPSGYNIAYPSYTQTNEDDVGYYVTAEFDASDFPKYQKFVVGDGQNIGGYYNAPLKEDSILPQVGLVLVSRNRDSAQYSYSDLTNNLYDHREASLQTNTARTVLWLGIGVVGSLLLVAVLALFVLRRRTKQRMQKPSEQQELTLQGPMYEVDNAAYIPDDFPEKVNHYQELKRKVWSIPRNFINFDLEAIRRGRYGTVHRGVVQKEGHQIPVSVQCISDTSMKKSKKEKMLRELDVCIKVGSMEYLVDLVGTCETQDTLYVVMEMPPQTLKNKLLASRSGEIFPSEHFLRIGAAIARALKYLEEKEVVHTHLCARSVGIYGDLTPKVMGHGIGVYALEDFKYARWTAVECFESKKKHQPAVVWAFGVVLWEILSLGATPYAHCPLDSDVEQALQRGERLKQLEDVPDPVYEVMLSCWDADDHERPTFDELARLNTLSVLPIKVTEEYLPGLELNE; translated from the exons ATGTTTCTGCTATGGATTTTTGTCCTTTTTGGAGTTCAAAATTTACTCGGATTGGAGTACCTGGGCTGTTACAAAAGCACCGAATCTGACTCTGAATTAAGTGTATTAAGTTCTAAGGATTTTGGTACACCCTCTGGTTGCATTGAAGAATGTCGATCACATTACTATAC GTTCGCCGGATTGATGGCAGGTCAAAAATGTTACTGCGGCAGCACCTACGGAAGAAGTGGCTTGTCTGAAAATTGCACAATGCCTTGTTTTAACAATGCAACCTCAATGTGTGGATCATATAACGCTATGAGTATTTACGCAACTGGCCAAAAAG GTCCAAGTCCACCTAGAAGAGTAGAAGCATTCCATGAGGGAGCTGGAGCTCTCCTTGTAACCTGGCAGCCTCCCGACAACCCAAACGGAAATCTAACATCTTACACTGTCCGGGCAGTAGCAATCGAAACCCACGCATTTAATCCTCTTCCTCTAGTCGAAATTCAAATAGAAGGTGGCTTCTCAAACAGCACAGTTCTCACAGGTCTCCAATCTGGAACCAAATACAACATCTCCATCACCGCAAAAAACTTAAAAGGAACCAGTGATCCCGCTTTTGCGACTGGTTGGACCCTAATAGGTCCTCCAAACAAACCCGTGACTCCAAAAGTACTAAAAAAGAGCGGCAACACATTGGTAATTCAACTGACCGAGGGCAGCAGTGAAAATGGTCCAATcactttttaccaagtagttgtCGTCCAGCCTGGCGTTATTCCCCCATCAGGGTATAATATTGCTTATCCAAGTTACACCCAGACAAATGAAGACGATGTAGGATACTACGTAACTGCTGAATTCGACGCCTCCGACTTTCCCAAATACCAAAAATTCGTAGTCGGAGATGGACAAAACATAGGTGGCTACTACAATGCTCCACTTAAAGAAGACTCTATCCTTCCTCAAGTAGGATTGGTTCTCGTGTCAAGAAATCGAGATAGTGCACAATACAGTTATTCCGATTTGACGAATAATCTTTACGATCACAGAGAAGCTTCATTGCAAACGAACACTGCGAGAACAGTTCTTTGGCTAGGCATTGGGGTCGTGGGTTCACTTTTGCTCGTAGCGGTTCTCGCTCTCTTTGTTTTAAGACGTAGAACCAAACAAAGAATGCAGAAGCCATCTGAGCAGCAGGAACTGACACTACAAGGTCCAATGTATGAAGTAGATAACGCGGCTTATATTCCCGACGATTTTCCCGAGAAGGTGAATCACTATCAGGAATTGAAAAGAAAAGTCTGGAGCATTCCGAggaattttataaactttgatTTGGAGGCTATCCGGCGTGGTCGATATGGAACCGTTCATCGTGGCGTTGTTCAGAAAGAGGGTCATCAGATTCCCGTTAGTGTTCAGTGTATTTCCGACACTTCAATGAAAAAgtcgaaaaaggaaaaaatgctgAGAGAGTTGGATGTTTGCATTAAAGTTGGATCGATGGAGTATTTGGTCGATCTCGTTGGCACTTGCGAGACGCAGGATACACTCTACGTTGTCATGGAAATGCCTCCGCAAACTTTGAAGAATAAACTCCTGGCTTCTAGATCCGGGGAGATATTTCCCAGTGAACATTTTCTGAGGATTGGGGCTGCGATTGCGAGAGCTCTGAAGTATTTAGAGGAAAAAGAGGTCGTCCATACTCATCTTTGTGCGAGAAGTGTGGGGATTTATGGGGATCTTACTCCAAAAGTTATGGGCCATGGGATTGGTGTATATGCGTTGGAGGATTTTAAGTATGCGAGATGGACGGCTGTTGAATGCTTTGAGAGCAAGAAGAAACACCAACCTGCTGTTGTCTGGGCCTTTGGAGTTGTTCTGTGGGAAATTCTGTCATTGGGAGCAACTCCATATGCGCATTGTCCGCTCGATAGCGATGTTGAACAGGCTCTGCAAAGAGGAGAGAGGCTGAAGCAGTTGGAGGATGTTCCTGATCCTGTTTATGAAGTTATGCTTTCTTGCTGGGATGCTGATGATCACGAGCGACCGACTTTTGACGAACTTGCGCGACTG aatacaCTAAGTGTTTTGCCGATCAAAGTGACAGAGGAGTATCTTCCCGGATTGGAACTAAACGAATAA
- the LOC117171256 gene encoding protein trapped in endoderm-1-like, whose translation MGEFVNDSLLEYVQGNDNVRSLPRFVTIIAAACAILFSVVGVLGNLITVIALLKYARLRKHATTSFVISLSISDLIFAAVNLPLTACRYLFEAWLLGDALCQIFPLFFYGNVAVSLLSMVAITLNRYVLISRSDLYPHIYTSKGIILMLVAIWTLSFSLLIPSLFGVWGRLGFDEKTFSCTILKKNGKSPKKLLFVLGFLVPCIVITVSYLCIYWRVRSSRKNLEAHTGGKKKGNGFQKREDSRVTRLMLTIFLCFVLCFMPLMIANVIEDKVQLPILDVIASILAWASSVINPFIYAGTNKLYREAYRQLLCRGSRRNPSLGPNKINSHSSKCSSQPT comes from the exons ATGGGGGAATTTGTTAATGATTCGCTTCTGGAATACGTTCAAGGCAATGATAATGTAAGATCCTTACCACGATTTGTGACTATCATCGCAGCTGCATGCGCTATATTGTTTAGTGTTGTTGGAGTTTTAG GAAATTTAATAACCGTCATAGCTTTATTGAAATATGCAAGGCTAAGAAAACATGCAACGACATCTTTTGTTATAAGTCTTAGTATTTCAGACTTGATATTTGCAGCCGTGAATTTGCCTTTGACTGCTTGCAGATATTTATTTGAGGCATGGCTACTTGGAGACGCGCTTTGTCAAATATTTCCCTTATTTTTTTATGGGAATGTCGCCGTATCACTTCTTAGCATGGTGGCAATTACACTTAATAG GTATGTGCTGATATCCAGATCGGACCTCTACCCCCATATTTACACAAGCAAAGGTATAATCCTCATGCTCGTTGCCATCTGGACCCTGAGTTTCTCCCTTCTGATTCCTTCCCTGTTTGGAGTTTGGGGTCGACTTGGATTCGACGAAAAGACTTTTTCGtgtacaatattaaaaaagaatggcAAAAGTCCAAAAAAATTGCTCTTCGTTCTGGGCTTCCTGGTACCTTGTATAGTCATAACTGTTTCTTATCTCTGCATCTACTGGCGTGTGAGGAGCAGTCGTAAAAATTTGGAAGCCCATACCGGAGGAAAGAAGAAAGGaaatggatttcaaaaaagaGAAGATTCCAGAGTAACAAGACTGATGCTGACCATTTTCCTCTGCTTTGTGCTCTGTTTTATGCCCCTCATGATAGCGAATGTCATCGAAGATAAGGTCCAGTTACCAATTCTGGACGTGATAGCATCCATTCTCGCTTGGGCTTCCTCCGTGATAAATCCTTTCATTTATGCCGGTACGAATAAACTTTATAGAGAAGCCTATCGGCAACTACTCTGTCGAGGGAGCAGAAGAAATCCATCACTTGGaccaaacaagataaattcaCACTCAAGCAAATGTTCTTCCCAGCCCACATGA